One segment of Campylobacter hominis ATCC BAA-381 DNA contains the following:
- a CDS encoding ShlB/FhaC/HecB family hemolysin secretion/activation protein, whose amino-acid sequence MRLFIIFILSVITIFANTLDDISQTQAKQEEDRLKFIESQKESSNIILTPKQNQISAIIPNENPCFEIDEVLLIGNESDKFKKYLRKALKEVGFKYRTCIGQESINIIYNAFYNEILKAGFITTYVNLPSQNLKSKTLKFEIIPGKIDTININDKNSTKNKISLFGAFGGDKKDKNLNLRDIEQALETIQNASLGKVSVEILPSKKENYSNINISKDEKSPLSFSLSFDNLGSKETGKYQGGLNINALNLLGFNEIFYSSFSKNIFKTDEQNINDESRRGGSDNIYYGLSVPFDRFLLDFNEYGYNYDQAILGAFGVYKYSGKSKRRNLTLNYLYYRDQISKNSLFFRLWEKENKNYIEDYELDNQRKKTAGYEAGLNSQFFIENGFLSLGLSYKKATGARGSLQAPEEEYNEGTNRFETISSDIRFRKSGTNIPLTYDLNIHSMWNKTPLTLQERLNIGGYYSVRGFDGKMSLVGDRGYYIRNTLEYGIFNNHFIYAAFDFGKVGGKSSNYMTDNTLIGSGIGLKGNFNKYGSLSYDALLGFPIKKPEFYESNDAVLNFSINYNF is encoded by the coding sequence ATGCGTTTATTTATTATTTTTATTTTATCTGTAATTACCATTTTTGCAAATACACTGGATGATATTTCTCAAACTCAAGCCAAGCAGGAAGAAGATAGATTAAAGTTTATAGAAAGCCAAAAAGAGAGTTCAAATATTATTTTAACTCCCAAACAAAATCAAATTTCAGCCATTATCCCAAATGAAAATCCTTGCTTTGAAATTGATGAAGTGTTACTGATCGGCAATGAAAGCGATAAATTTAAAAAATATCTTAGAAAAGCTCTGAAAGAAGTAGGCTTTAAATACAGAACCTGTATAGGGCAAGAGAGTATAAATATTATTTATAACGCTTTTTATAATGAAATTTTAAAAGCCGGATTTATTACGACTTACGTAAATTTACCTTCTCAAAATTTAAAAAGTAAAACTCTAAAATTTGAAATAATACCAGGAAAAATAGACACTATTAATATAAATGATAAAAATTCCACTAAAAATAAAATTTCATTATTCGGTGCATTCGGCGGAGATAAAAAAGATAAAAATTTAAATTTAAGAGATATCGAACAAGCTCTTGAAACCATTCAAAACGCTTCTTTAGGTAAAGTTTCCGTAGAAATTTTACCGTCTAAAAAAGAAAATTATAGCAATATAAATATTTCAAAAGATGAAAAAAGTCCGTTAAGCTTTTCTTTATCATTTGATAATTTAGGAAGTAAAGAAACAGGAAAATATCAGGGCGGACTTAATATTAATGCTTTAAATTTACTTGGTTTTAATGAAATTTTTTACTCATCTTTTTCAAAAAATATATTTAAAACCGATGAACAAAATATCAACGATGAAAGCCGAAGAGGAGGAAGCGATAATATTTATTACGGACTTTCGGTTCCGTTTGACAGATTTTTACTTGATTTTAACGAATACGGATATAATTACGATCAAGCAATCCTTGGAGCTTTTGGAGTTTATAAATATAGCGGAAAAAGTAAAAGAAGAAATTTAACTTTAAATTATTTATATTATAGAGATCAAATTTCAAAAAATAGTTTATTTTTTAGACTTTGGGAAAAAGAGAATAAAAACTATATAGAAGATTATGAATTAGACAATCAAAGAAAAAAAACTGCAGGTTATGAAGCAGGACTAAACTCACAATTTTTTATAGAAAACGGCTTTTTATCTTTAGGATTATCATACAAAAAAGCAACTGGTGCAAGAGGGTCTTTACAGGCTCCTGAAGAAGAATACAATGAAGGAACAAATAGATTTGAAACTATAAGTTCCGATATTCGTTTTAGAAAAAGTGGAACAAATATACCGCTTACTTATGATCTCAATATTCATTCAATGTGGAATAAAACTCCTCTAACCTTGCAGGAAAGATTAAATATCGGCGGATACTACAGCGTAAGAGGATTTGACGGTAAAATGAGCCTGGTAGGAGATAGAGGGTATTATATAAGAAATACTTTGGAATACGGCATATTTAATAATCATTTTATTTATGCAGCTTTTGACTTTGGCAAGGTAGGCGGAAAAAGTTCAAATTATATGACTGATAATACTTTAATCGGCTCAGGTATCGGTTTAAAAGGAAATTTTAACAAATACGGCTCACTCTCTTATGATGCTTTGCTTGGATTTCCTATAAAAAAACCTGAATTTTATGAAAGCAATGATGCCGTTTTAAATTTTTCTATAAATTATAATTTTTAA
- a CDS encoding two-partner secretion domain-containing protein, which produces MKFKSKFSKKLIGVKPSLPISMAISFSLIFTPTFSFAEILPDKNSPIASRPTILKTPNNAIQVDIVKPNNKGVSINEYSKFNTTDDGTILNNSRNGADTITGGYIHANPRLSEGSAKLIVNKINSDKKSSLKGNIEIAGDKADLMIANPSGIDIDGVHFINSKSTTLTTGELKFKDGALNKIDVNKGEISINNNGLKDESDYLNIISYSTKINANIHANEINIITGKNSISEDKKITKLNGSDKDTKTNNKSNDEDIKFLIDSSNLGGMYANKIKLIGTKEGLGVNNQGKIIANSSVKIDTNGNLINNGEIISNNNINIKAENIKNIGNDKSKALLKSQSLNINSNSINNKNSIIQTDSKLNIRSNNLINKNSVIGKESLNNQEDKKDNNKNTNSDTKENTTNKNKDKNNNRSQIIIKDTIFNENSKILSNELNLNISEDIFNENSNLNILSINDKLNSINNKNSNFIIDKDVNLDLNDFTQKSSKFHSNGNLFINSNKDINNKSSSNISSLKNISLTSNENIFNENSQIISNNNISLNANKDINNINSRISSNKNISLNVKEDINNINSILSSNKINTYSNNMFLTTSKFIADSSIGIRVLNDLNSDKSDIVSNNVININSNNNLNLNLSSLLSGGNAFIKASCLYTNKEIVSNNNLNIASKEIKNQGDIKAKNIAINSSLINNDKDSNIISYDSLDIKADMLNNRNLIYASNSAFIKADDIINKDTSDKGIFSKDLKITSVNLNNSNGNIISNKLLDIKIKDSLNNTLGYIGAYLDLNLNSSLLNNKDGFIISNKNLFINTDKYSNHGNLQAGNNLSLITKDTIDYNGGFYANKDIFIKTTDDFINNTKLISNNNLIINANNITNKGTIHSLNDMSLNSYLNLNNFGEIASNKNLFINSNYLMNNKANIYSNKALIINSNDILNIDKSTLYSKDDMILNTNTLINKDSSNIISDKNLNIFYVKDKISDDNILILNDDNYKNYKSSKIDNLSSLMYSESDMNINAKELNNRSLDELKVVKEKIKKTIYLGCDGWGGFECSNAVLNLSVDKNTVLKIKNEILDKYNNQIDDKTLNNELIKKLTPLDETLYVLTEFNNENLPGESEKFIKNIYIDTKNNQITVSRGKPHKKEEGREIRYTFTKEHIDKDSLAKFRPSNIISKGNINFLTNNLLNDKSIVFANKDINLKDTNLINQGLDLNYEMNAKGEYRWKHKSHSGKGGYTSTKQKNYSLTGYSSIFAANGKITGTLTNLDNKKPNSTDIIINKTPDFMKDDKDISYKSLLGYNQTLISHQNIDSNNIENKDFKNPYESKDLNKQDLTRTVSLSKDNVFIINAKNPIFKDNKINPTDKRHYYLNTSYIFDENIPNSDYMHNKLTSIYNFRNSALKSILFKDGKPIDASSLIYAGDGISLDIDGNLNNYSGIISNNYIKINANNITNKFADIKANNELILNANNDILNLSSYIKAGSVYLNANNIVNQTLSNTNTLTHSYGKESFTNIADISTITSTKGDTVLNAKDSIYLIGSNINSNKNIALFANNNILSETVKDKGSYDFSMSGGYYKREYEYNIGSNLNAKENILLKANKDITLISSNLNSNKDIEINAGDNINILSSTNSDYNEIKSTSKGFMSKKTELIKSLQQEVKSSNIDGENIYINANNGINLQSVNLIANQSSNKKDLNDNINNSKNGNKGTISIVSNNGNINIASASYTNYYDKQTDKSSFGGLSKSSSKINDTTISQSSSNLFSANSINLKANNINVIASNLKSTNIDIQAKLLNLISSKETNSHTEFKTRSGIITATIEDKGSIKEIEIPSIIQVDNKFILNGKDITNKLDTKTYTEISNSLNSFELKENVLKELSSNKTLNIKEINQIKATLNSKEWNDKTTTLSGIGTLIATAVTTYLTAGAGSAFAASLGTTGASAATTAAVTNAVIANTSIQASNMILSNGKVKFDIDSLTKSALSAGIGSMASSYINSSTYLTNSNLINSNYLDISYADIANTLSSSAIQSGIYGTNFKDSLLSNISSSTGNYLFKKAGDIGLITNSKDGSLTKTALHSLVGGSINAIQGESFLDGAIISGINELLTPLSSNLNKDEQILTSQLTGILTGALINSEAGAKQGYNLTTSAEMYNRQLHKGDMKKIKELSKLYAKKKNISLDEATNVIAKGYYALVDNDANEFYIKNLDEDKAVEVLNSQDFIKNNLDYSKTAFIDNNELTGVGFATKEQYYNRYSNLKGYAENKDFYNKYLGIDGITNNTKISGLNLAQGVYKPYKDLTHQVITNPLNTAKDMLIAMLNPINSGYEYGNNLRQTYEKANLDKFLNDTTNTNRHYGELTGSLAPVVIPSVGVGISKGIKSGSKVYKNIANETDSIKIQFGGNKNAQYHAERHIKQDTTLDINMVKKEIKNDFISKIDKNQKSYKIKLGKYNLEYRVYKLQDGTYNIGRITVEK; this is translated from the coding sequence ATGAAATTTAAATCTAAATTTTCAAAAAAACTAATCGGTGTAAAACCGTCTTTGCCTATAAGTATGGCAATTTCTTTTTCTTTAATCTTTACACCGACTTTCAGTTTTGCAGAAATTCTACCCGATAAAAACTCACCAATTGCAAGTCGTCCTACCATTTTAAAAACTCCAAATAATGCTATACAAGTTGATATCGTTAAACCAAACAATAAAGGAGTATCAATAAACGAATACTCTAAATTTAATACAACAGATGATGGAACGATACTTAATAATTCAAGAAATGGAGCAGATACTATAACAGGAGGCTATATACATGCAAATCCAAGACTAAGCGAAGGCTCAGCCAAACTTATTGTAAATAAGATAAACTCAGATAAAAAAAGTAGCTTAAAAGGAAATATAGAAATAGCAGGTGATAAAGCTGATCTTATGATAGCAAATCCTAGTGGTATAGATATAGATGGAGTTCATTTTATAAACTCCAAATCAACTACTTTAACTACAGGAGAGCTTAAATTTAAAGATGGAGCTTTAAATAAAATAGATGTAAATAAAGGTGAAATTTCTATAAATAATAACGGCTTAAAAGATGAAAGCGATTATTTAAACATAATCTCTTATTCTACAAAGATAAATGCAAACATTCATGCAAATGAGATAAATATAATAACCGGTAAAAATTCCATTTCCGAAGATAAAAAAATAACAAAGCTAAACGGTAGCGATAAAGATACAAAAACAAACAACAAATCAAACGATGAAGATATTAAATTTTTAATCGATTCGTCAAATCTTGGCGGAATGTATGCAAATAAGATAAAACTAATAGGAACTAAAGAGGGTCTTGGAGTAAATAATCAAGGTAAGATAATTGCAAATAGCTCCGTAAAAATAGACACAAACGGAAATTTAATAAATAACGGCGAGATAATATCAAATAACAATATAAACATAAAAGCCGAAAACATAAAAAATATAGGAAACGATAAAAGCAAAGCTTTATTAAAATCACAATCTCTAAACATAAACTCAAACAGCATAAACAATAAAAACTCAATCATTCAAACGGATTCAAAGCTGAATATCAGGTCAAACAATTTAATAAATAAAAACTCCGTCATCGGAAAAGAAAGCTTAAATAATCAAGAAGATAAAAAAGATAACAATAAAAATACAAACTCTGACACTAAAGAAAACACAACAAATAAAAACAAAGATAAAAATAACAACCGAAGTCAAATAATCATTAAAGATACAATCTTTAACGAAAACTCTAAAATACTTTCAAACGAATTGAATTTAAATATATCCGAAGATATCTTTAATGAAAATTCAAATCTGAATATTTTAAGTATAAACGATAAATTAAACTCTATAAATAATAAAAACTCAAATTTCATAATAGATAAAGATGTAAATCTTGATTTAAATGATTTTACTCAAAAATCTTCAAAATTTCATTCAAACGGAAATTTATTCATAAACTCGAATAAGGATATAAATAATAAAAGCAGTTCAAATATTTCATCTTTAAAAAATATAAGTTTAACTTCAAATGAAAATATCTTCAATGAAAATTCTCAAATCATTTCAAACAATAATATAAGCTTAAATGCAAACAAAGATATAAATAATATAAACTCCAGAATTTCATCGAATAAAAATATAAGTCTGAATGTAAAAGAAGATATAAATAATATAAACTCTATTTTAAGCTCAAATAAAATAAATACTTATTCAAACAATATGTTTTTAACGACTTCGAAATTTATAGCGGATAGCAGTATCGGCATAAGAGTTTTAAACGATCTTAATTCGGATAAATCCGACATTGTTTCAAACAATGTCATAAATATAAACTCAAACAATAATTTAAATTTAAATCTAAGTTCGTTATTATCAGGCGGCAATGCTTTTATAAAAGCAAGTTGTCTTTATACAAACAAAGAAATAGTTTCAAATAATAATTTAAATATAGCCTCTAAAGAGATAAAAAATCAAGGCGATATAAAAGCAAAAAATATTGCTATCAATTCTTCTTTAATTAACAATGACAAAGATTCAAACATTATATCTTACGATAGTCTTGATATAAAAGCGGATATGCTAAATAACAGAAATCTGATATATGCCTCAAACAGTGCTTTTATAAAAGCAGACGATATTATAAATAAAGATACTTCGGATAAAGGAATTTTCTCAAAAGATTTAAAAATAACTTCCGTTAATTTAAATAACTCAAACGGAAATATTATTTCAAATAAATTGTTAGATATAAAGATTAAAGATTCTTTAAATAATACTTTAGGCTATATAGGTGCTTATTTAGATCTTAATTTAAACTCATCACTTCTTAATAATAAAGATGGATTTATCATCTCAAATAAAAATCTATTTATAAATACCGATAAATACAGTAATCACGGAAATCTTCAAGCAGGAAATAATTTATCTTTAATCACAAAAGATACTATAGATTATAATGGTGGCTTTTATGCAAATAAAGATATCTTTATAAAAACAACAGATGATTTTATAAATAATACAAAGCTTATATCAAACAATAACCTTATAATAAATGCAAACAATATAACAAATAAAGGCACTATTCACTCATTAAACGATATGAGTTTAAACTCATATTTAAATTTAAATAACTTTGGCGAAATAGCATCAAATAAAAATCTTTTTATAAACTCTAATTATTTAATGAACAATAAAGCAAATATCTATTCAAACAAAGCTTTGATAATTAATTCAAACGATATTTTAAATATAGATAAATCAACTCTTTATAGTAAAGATGATATGATTTTAAATACAAATACTCTTATAAATAAAGATAGCTCAAATATAATATCGGATAAAAACCTAAATATCTTTTATGTAAAAGATAAAATTTCAGATGACAATATTTTAATTTTAAATGATGATAACTATAAAAATTATAAAAGCTCTAAAATAGATAATCTCTCATCTTTGATGTATTCAGAAAGTGATATGAACATAAATGCTAAAGAGCTTAATAACAGATCACTTGATGAACTTAAAGTGGTAAAAGAAAAAATCAAAAAAACAATATATTTAGGATGTGATGGTTGGGGCGGATTTGAATGCAGCAATGCGGTTTTAAATTTAAGTGTCGATAAAAATACAGTATTAAAAATAAAAAATGAAATTTTAGATAAATATAATAATCAGATAGATGATAAAACATTAAATAACGAACTTATTAAAAAATTAACACCTTTAGATGAAACTTTATATGTATTAACCGAATTTAATAATGAAAATTTACCAGGAGAATCGGAAAAATTTATAAAAAATATCTATATAGATACAAAAAATAATCAAATAACAGTTTCAAGAGGTAAACCGCATAAAAAAGAAGAGGGAAGGGAAATAAGATACACTTTCACTAAAGAGCATATAGATAAAGACAGCTTGGCCAAATTCAGACCTTCAAACATAATTTCAAAAGGCAATATAAATTTCTTAACAAATAATTTATTAAATGATAAAAGCATAGTATTTGCAAACAAGGATATAAATTTAAAAGATACGAATTTAATTAATCAAGGACTTGATCTTAATTATGAGATGAATGCTAAAGGCGAATACAGATGGAAACATAAAAGCCACAGCGGTAAAGGCGGTTATACTTCAACCAAACAAAAAAACTATTCGCTTACAGGATATTCATCTATATTTGCAGCAAACGGTAAAATAACCGGAACTTTAACAAATCTTGATAACAAAAAACCAAATAGCACAGATATAATAATAAATAAAACACCTGATTTTATGAAAGACGATAAGGATATATCATATAAATCACTGCTTGGATACAATCAAACATTAATCTCACATCAAAACATCGACTCAAACAATATCGAAAATAAAGATTTTAAAAACCCATACGAATCAAAAGATTTAAATAAACAGGATTTAACCCGAACCGTATCATTAAGTAAAGATAATGTTTTTATTATTAACGCTAAAAATCCGATCTTTAAAGATAATAAAATAAATCCTACTGATAAAAGACATTACTACTTAAATACTAGCTACATATTTGATGAAAACATTCCGAACAGTGATTATATGCATAATAAACTGACTTCTATTTATAACTTTAGAAACAGCGCTTTAAAAAGCATATTATTTAAAGACGGTAAGCCGATAGATGCTTCATCTTTAATATATGCAGGAGATGGAATTTCTCTAGATATAGATGGAAATTTAAATAACTACTCAGGCATTATAAGCAATAACTACATAAAGATAAATGCAAACAACATTACAAATAAATTTGCAGATATAAAGGCAAATAATGAGTTAATTCTAAATGCAAATAATGATATCTTAAATCTCTCTTCATATATCAAGGCAGGAAGCGTATATCTAAATGCAAATAATATTGTAAATCAAACCTTATCAAATACAAACACCCTAACTCACTCTTATGGGAAAGAAAGCTTTACAAATATAGCAGATATTTCAACTATTACTTCAACCAAAGGTGATACAGTATTAAATGCAAAAGATAGTATCTATCTAATAGGCTCAAACATAAACTCAAATAAAAATATAGCCCTGTTTGCAAATAACAACATCTTAAGTGAAACTGTAAAAGATAAAGGCTCATATGATTTTTCTATGAGCGGGGGATATTATAAAAGAGAGTATGAGTATAACATAGGATCAAACTTAAATGCAAAAGAAAATATTTTATTAAAGGCAAATAAAGATATAACTTTAATAAGTTCAAATTTAAACTCAAATAAAGATATAGAAATAAATGCAGGAGATAATATAAATATTCTTTCATCAACAAACAGTGATTACAATGAAATAAAATCAACTTCAAAAGGATTTATGTCTAAAAAAACGGAACTTATAAAATCATTACAACAAGAGGTAAAAAGCTCGAATATAGATGGGGAAAATATTTATATCAATGCAAACAATGGCATAAATTTACAAAGCGTAAATTTAATTGCAAATCAAAGTTCAAATAAAAAAGATTTAAACGATAATATAAATAATTCAAAAAACGGTAATAAAGGCACTATATCTATCGTTTCAAATAACGGCAATATAAATATAGCTTCAGCTTCTTATACTAATTACTACGACAAACAAACTGATAAATCAAGCTTTGGAGGTCTTAGTAAAAGTTCATCTAAAATAAACGATACAACTATCTCTCAAAGCTCATCAAATCTATTCAGTGCAAATAGTATAAATTTAAAAGCAAACAATATAAATGTAATAGCTTCAAATTTAAAATCAACAAACATTGATATTCAAGCAAAATTATTAAATTTAATCTCATCCAAAGAAACAAATTCTCATACCGAATTTAAAACCAGATCAGGAATCATTACGGCTACAATTGAAGATAAAGGAAGTATAAAAGAAATAGAAATTCCTTCAATCATTCAAGTAGATAATAAGTTTATATTAAACGGTAAAGATATAACAAATAAACTTGACACTAAAACATATACTGAAATTTCAAATTCTTTAAACTCATTTGAGCTTAAAGAAAATGTATTAAAAGAATTAAGTTCAAACAAAACTTTAAATATAAAAGAGATAAATCAAATAAAAGCTACTCTAAACTCAAAAGAGTGGAATGATAAAACAACAACTCTAAGCGGAATAGGAACACTTATAGCTACAGCAGTAACTACTTATCTTACAGCAGGAGCTGGAAGTGCATTTGCAGCAAGTCTTGGAACTACAGGAGCAAGTGCAGCTACAACAGCAGCCGTAACAAATGCCGTTATAGCAAATACTTCTATCCAAGCTAGTAATATGATATTATCAAACGGTAAAGTTAAATTTGATATCGACTCTTTAACCAAATCAGCCTTAAGTGCAGGAATTGGTAGTATGGCAAGCTCATATATAAATAGTTCTACTTACTTAACAAATTCAAATTTAATAAACTCAAATTATTTAGATATATCATATGCCGATATAGCAAATACTTTATCAAGCTCAGCCATACAAAGTGGAATTTATGGAACAAATTTTAAAGATAGCCTACTATCAAATATAAGTTCTAGCACAGGAAACTATCTATTTAAAAAAGCAGGAGATATAGGACTTATAACAAACAGTAAAGATGGAAGTTTAACTAAAACTGCACTTCATTCATTAGTAGGTGGAAGCATAAATGCTATTCAAGGAGAAAGCTTTTTAGATGGAGCTATTATTTCAGGTATAAATGAATTATTAACTCCATTAAGTAGTAATCTTAATAAAGATGAACAAATTCTAACTTCACAACTGACAGGAATTCTAACAGGAGCTTTAATAAACTCTGAAGCTGGAGCAAAGCAAGGATATAATCTTACAACAAGTGCCGAAATGTATAATAGGCAATTGCATAAAGGAGATATGAAAAAAATAAAAGAATTATCAAAACTTTATGCTAAAAAGAAAAACATATCTTTAGATGAGGCTACAAATGTAATAGCTAAAGGATATTATGCTTTAGTAGATAATGATGCAAATGAGTTTTATATTAAAAATTTAGATGAAGATAAAGCTGTTGAAGTATTGAATTCTCAAGATTTTATAAAAAACAATTTAGACTATTCTAAAACTGCATTTATAGACAATAATGAATTAACAGGAGTTGGCTTTGCTACAAAAGAACAATACTATAACAGATACTCAAATTTAAAAGGCTATGCAGAAAATAAAGACTTTTATAATAAATATCTTGGAATTGATGGCATAACAAACAATACCAAGATATCTGGTTTAAATCTGGCGCAAGGAGTATATAAACCATATAAGGACTTAACCCATCAAGTAATAACCAATCCATTAAATACTGCAAAAGATATGTTAATTGCAATGCTAAATCCTATAAACTCCGGATATGAATACGGAAACAATCTAAGACAAACTTATGAAAAAGCAAATTTAGATAAGTTTTTAAATGATACCACAAATACAAACAGACATTACGGAGAACTTACAGGAAGTTTAGCTCCAGTAGTGATACCAAGTGTCGGAGTTGGTATAAGTAAAGGTATAAAAAGTGGAAGTAAGGTTTATAAAAATATAGCAAATGAAACGGATAGCATTAAAATTCAATTCGGAGGAAATAAAAATGCGCAATATCATGCTGAAAGGCATATAAAACAAGATACAACATTAGATATAAATATGGTTAAAAAAGAAATTAAAAATGATTTTATTTCTAAAATTGATAAAAATCAAAAAAGCTATAAAATTAAACTTGGCAAATATAATTTGGAATATAGAGTTTATAAATTGCAAGATGGAACATATAATATTGGAAGGATAACAGTTGAAAAATAA